From the Methanobacteriaceae archaeon genome, one window contains:
- a CDS encoding amino acid-binding protein, which translates to MWEKINTKFKKYPARIRVAEKMIELGLSISEDGRIYCGNLKISDKALAESADVDRRAIKSTIEVIQEDEDLNNLFSNIIPAGTLLKNIAKNLKLGVIEIECGSEGDGVLAETTKLIAKKGIGIRQAYAEDTELQENPKLTIITEEIVSGDVINEFLKIKGVTRVSIY; encoded by the coding sequence ATGTGGGAAAAAATTAATACTAAATTCAAAAAATACCCTGCAAGAATTAGAGTTGCAGAAAAAATGATTGAACTTGGATTGTCCATTAGTGAAGATGGAAGAATTTATTGTGGAAATTTAAAAATAAGCGACAAAGCATTGGCAGAATCTGCTGATGTAGACAGAAGAGCTATTAAATCTACAATTGAAGTAATTCAAGAAGATGAAGATTTAAACAATCTTTTTAGTAACATCATTCCTGCTGGAACCCTTCTAAAAAACATTGCTAAGAACTTAAAATTAGGAGTAATTGAAATAGAATGTGGATCAGAAGGTGACGGAGTACTTGCAGAAACTACAAAATTAATTGCAAAAAAAGGAATTGGAATAAGACAGGCTTACGCTGAAGATACAGAACTTCAGGAAAACCCTAAGTTAACAATCATTACTGAAGAAATTGTTAGTGGTGATGTTATAAACGAGTTTTTAAAAATAAAAGGAGTAACAAGAGTGTCTATTTACTGA
- a CDS encoding HypC/HybG/HupF family hydrogenase formation chaperone has translation MCIAAPAQVVEINREENWLFADFGGARQQAKMDLLPEVEIGDYVLIHAGYAIEKLTEEAAKESLEAWEELLEILEEEDKEMEKARMADLDQ, from the coding sequence ATGTGTATTGCAGCACCTGCTCAAGTTGTTGAGATTAATAGAGAAGAAAACTGGTTATTTGCTGACTTTGGTGGAGCAAGACAACAAGCAAAGATGGATTTATTACCTGAAGTAGAAATAGGTGATTATGTTCTTATTCATGCTGGTTATGCAATAGAAAAGTTAACTGAAGAAGCAGCTAAAGAATCCTTAGAAGCTTGGGAAGAACTTTTAGAAATTCTTGAAGAAGAAGATAAAGAAATGGAAAAAGCAAGAATGGCTGATTTAGATCAGTAA
- a CDS encoding FAD-dependent oxidoreductase, with amino-acid sequence MRNIVIGSGPAGRLASLQLGKLGEDVTLIEKNHIAGTCLNEGCMVICALTDITKFIDANKRFNAHGFLKSQLEISYEKIVEKISETQEKLRHINQLENESVGNNIIYGEASINKDETVEVNGESLEYDNLLVATGARPFIPQIKGKEYGLTNKDILKIDDVPDKLNIIGGGIIAGEIANIYSTLGSEVNILARSSFLKEITPNAKKYVLKNIMSDINVYENVNVSEVFKNKVLLENGEELEGVPFFATGRVPNSEIVSDIVELNDDKTIKVNEMMKTSVDNIYAAGDVTGRYQLTPVARKEGIIAARNMAKYANKVSYNCVPQTLSLNMEVSFVENEKSTCSDEDKQTIAIPSIAGPGSFWNILSGDTGYCEIEFDSKNNKINKINSISPSSVSDVAYLSYLMRMEYDLDDYDEFLEIHPSSDTNYKIIKNMWL; translated from the coding sequence ATGAGAAATATTGTTATTGGTTCCGGTCCTGCAGGAAGATTAGCTTCTCTACAGCTTGGAAAATTAGGCGAGGACGTTACTTTAATTGAAAAAAATCATATTGCAGGTACCTGTTTAAATGAAGGATGTATGGTTATCTGTGCACTTACAGACATCACCAAATTTATTGATGCAAATAAAAGATTTAATGCACATGGATTTTTAAAAAGTCAGCTTGAGATATCCTATGAAAAAATAGTTGAAAAGATTAGTGAAACACAAGAAAAACTAAGACATATAAACCAGCTTGAAAACGAAAGTGTTGGAAACAATATTATTTACGGCGAGGCTAGCATTAATAAAGATGAAACTGTTGAAGTAAACGGTGAAAGTCTTGAATATGATAATTTACTTGTTGCAACAGGTGCTCGTCCATTCATTCCTCAAATTAAAGGTAAGGAATACGGATTAACAAATAAGGATATTTTAAAGATTGATGATGTTCCTGATAAATTAAATATTATTGGTGGAGGAATAATAGCTGGAGAAATAGCTAATATCTACTCAACTTTAGGAAGTGAAGTTAATATCCTTGCAAGAAGTTCATTTTTAAAAGAAATAACACCAAATGCTAAAAAATATGTTTTAAAAAATATTATGAGTGATATTAACGTTTATGAGAATGTTAATGTTAGTGAAGTATTCAAAAATAAGGTTTTACTTGAAAATGGCGAAGAACTTGAAGGAGTTCCATTTTTTGCAACAGGCAGAGTTCCAAACAGTGAAATTGTAAGTGACATTGTTGAGTTAAATGATGATAAAACAATCAAAGTTAATGAAATGATGAAAACTTCTGTGGATAATATATATGCTGCAGGTGATGTTACTGGAAGATATCAGTTGACACCAGTAGCAAGAAAAGAGGGTATAATTGCTGCAAGAAACATGGCAAAGTATGCAAATAAAGTAAGCTACAATTGCGTTCCTCAAACCTTAAGCCTTAACATGGAAGTTAGTTTTGTTGAAAATGAAAAATCAACCTGCAGTGATGAAGACAAACAGACAATAGCAATACCATCAATTGCAGGTCCTGGATCATTTTGGAATATCTTATCTGGAGACACAGGATATTGTGAAATTGAATTTGATTCTAAAAATAACAAAATAAATAAAATTAATTCCATTTCCCCATCCTCAGTAAGTGATGTTGCATACTTATCTTATTTGATGAGAATGGAGTATGATTTGGATGATTACGATGAATTTTTAGAAATTCACCCATCCAGTGATACAAATTATAAAATAATAAAAAACATGTGGTTATAA
- a CDS encoding glycosyltransferase yields the protein MKAFLTVTGRGLGGDAVIALNMANALKKRGIECEIGLTETASGQLFEKNGFNVRKILIPQAGGHSATKLSALKGALKLFTATFKARSAIKKSDAEFVLAILGGGAIVGSLGSKFARKPCFSLISTPLDSKVCPKFNQCYVLPELDKFRWEKLPKNMDKSFYPLSDDAGDGDEKIALEKLKEYDNFDENKKTILFSSGSSIFKGMIDAINMVAEASDEYNLVLVGSPLHEEYYDLMDERIIYVGFIDWINHLFKFSDLTVLTDDGVSLEEALVCQKPIIALTRVKWGRYQNMAGVFKGAIIESEVEDVCKSIDEAFENYDSLKQAAEKYGIQCYEAADVLVDNILKKLE from the coding sequence ATGAAAGCATTTTTGACTGTTACTGGTAGAGGTTTAGGTGGTGATGCAGTCATCGCACTTAATATGGCTAATGCGCTTAAAAAAAGAGGCATTGAGTGCGAAATTGGATTAACTGAAACTGCTTCTGGGCAACTTTTTGAAAAAAACGGTTTTAACGTACGTAAAATTTTAATCCCACAGGCAGGAGGACACTCTGCAACTAAATTATCTGCCCTTAAAGGAGCTTTAAAGTTATTTACTGCAACTTTTAAAGCAAGAAGTGCAATTAAAAAATCTGATGCAGAGTTCGTATTGGCGATTTTAGGTGGGGGAGCAATTGTAGGATCTTTAGGTTCTAAATTTGCACGTAAACCTTGTTTTTCTTTAATTTCAACACCATTGGACTCAAAAGTATGTCCTAAATTTAATCAGTGTTATGTTCTTCCAGAATTGGATAAATTCAGATGGGAAAAACTTCCAAAGAATATGGACAAGTCTTTCTATCCGTTAAGTGACGATGCTGGAGATGGTGATGAAAAAATAGCTCTTGAAAAGTTAAAAGAGTATGATAATTTCGATGAAAACAAAAAAACCATATTGTTTTCTTCAGGTTCTTCAATATTTAAAGGAATGATTGATGCTATTAACATGGTTGCTGAAGCTAGTGATGAATATAACTTAGTTTTGGTCGGAAGTCCTTTACATGAAGAATATTATGATTTAATGGATGAAAGAATAATCTATGTTGGTTTTATCGATTGGATTAATCATTTATTCAAATTCTCTGATTTAACTGTACTAACTGATGATGGTGTTTCACTTGAAGAAGCATTAGTTTGTCAAAAACCGATTATTGCACTTACTCGTGTAAAATGGGGAAGATATCAGAATATGGCTGGTGTATTTAAGGGAGCTATTATTGAATCAGAAGTAGAAGATGTTTGCAAAAGTATAGATGAAGCATTTGAAAACTATGATTCTTTAAAACAGGCTGCTGAAAAATACGGTATTCAATGTTATGAAGCAGCTGATGTTCTTGTTGATAATATCTTAAAAAAATTAGAATAG
- a CDS encoding cell wall biosynthesis protein, translating into MFYSSIIIAFIMVFIFTAISTAILNIIFRFFGKRGYLGNLYPNVRGGTPRAIGIIPFMVLSFFMLPSCNSLILIIGIFALIDDILGRKKSPLGIEWGQLSRGIGMLLVVVAGFASGFGVSSILIALMIQPLNISDMQPGSTCIVTMIMSVITILLMLTVGSPMVDELPAAYTPLLLFVVCAAYSPLDFSGKIMLGEVGNHTFAIALGVSFYFVGGLWSVILLGFITVCLIAFVRRNTLRAFFRQNLGINNPTFGDYFMDVLTGGGLGDLCRKLILKDAQHKVRNSTLIALGFRRLLYNPYGTRIKEHLPKTPNLGRDEL; encoded by the coding sequence ATGTTTTATTCATCAATTATTATTGCATTTATTATGGTTTTTATTTTTACTGCAATAAGTACAGCTATTTTAAATATTATTTTTCGATTTTTTGGAAAAAGAGGATATTTGGGCAATTTATACCCTAATGTAAGGGGAGGTACTCCACGTGCAATTGGTATAATTCCATTTATGGTATTGTCTTTTTTCATGTTACCGAGTTGTAATTCTCTAATTTTGATAATTGGTATTTTTGCATTAATTGATGATATTTTAGGAAGAAAGAAAAGCCCATTAGGCATTGAATGGGGCCAACTTTCCAGAGGAATTGGAATGCTTCTGGTAGTGGTTGCAGGATTTGCTAGTGGATTTGGTGTTTCATCAATTTTAATTGCATTGATGATTCAACCGTTAAATATTTCTGATATGCAACCTGGTAGTACATGTATTGTTACTATGATCATGTCAGTTATTACAATTTTATTGATGTTAACTGTAGGTTCTCCTATGGTAGATGAGTTGCCTGCTGCTTATACTCCTTTATTATTGTTTGTTGTATGTGCAGCATATTCTCCTCTTGATTTTTCTGGAAAAATCATGTTGGGAGAAGTTGGAAATCACACATTTGCTATAGCACTTGGAGTCTCTTTCTATTTTGTTGGAGGTCTCTGGTCAGTTATTTTACTTGGATTTATAACAGTCTGCTTAATTGCATTTGTTAGAAGAAATACCTTAAGAGCATTCTTTAGACAAAACTTGGGAATTAATAATCCTACATTCGGTGATTACTTTATGGATGTATTGACTGGTGGAGGATTAGGAGATTTATGCAGAAAATTAATTCTCAAAGATGCTCAGCATAAGGTTAGAAACTCTACATTAATTGCATTAGGATTTAGAAGGTTATTATATAATCCATATGGAACTCGTATTAAAGAACATCTTCCTAAAACACCAAACTTGGGAAGGGATGAATTATGA
- a CDS encoding mRNA surveillance protein pelota, with translation MRIIKQDTKEGFIEVVPETLDDLWHLSHIIEEGDNASSKTTRRIQDNTGDKLRSDRGVKKTFYLGLDIENIAFHLFTGKLRLTGVITKGPEDLIPLGSHHTLEVKLNTPITIRKGRWPKWAIKRLNQAIDASKKLSAIIIVLEDDTATIGLMRQFGIEYYGPIKGHVSGKRIIDKNRQKNITQFYEKVIESIEKFDSIQNIVIAGPGFVKNDFYDYLKDKYKDLAKISVIEATGCGGRNGISEVLKKGTVEKLTSENRVALEMGAINNLLGEIGKNSSKIVYGVKQTKDAINLGAVSQLLILDTKVASENMGDLMDMVENMKGEVMVVSSEHEGGQQLESLGGMAAILRYGIS, from the coding sequence ATGAGAATTATAAAACAAGATACAAAAGAAGGTTTTATTGAAGTAGTTCCGGAAACCTTGGATGATTTATGGCACTTGTCACATATTATTGAAGAAGGAGATAATGCTTCTTCCAAAACAACAAGACGTATTCAGGATAATACAGGAGATAAATTAAGAAGTGACAGGGGAGTTAAAAAAACATTCTATTTAGGTTTGGATATTGAAAATATTGCTTTTCATTTATTCACTGGAAAATTAAGATTAACTGGAGTAATTACAAAAGGTCCTGAAGACTTAATTCCTCTTGGATCACACCACACTTTGGAAGTAAAACTTAATACTCCAATAACAATTAGAAAAGGTCGCTGGCCAAAATGGGCAATTAAAAGACTCAATCAGGCTATTGATGCTTCTAAAAAACTATCTGCAATAATCATTGTTCTTGAAGATGATACTGCTACTATCGGTTTGATGAGACAGTTTGGAATAGAATACTACGGCCCAATCAAAGGCCATGTCTCAGGTAAAAGAATAATTGATAAAAACAGACAAAAAAACATAACTCAATTTTATGAAAAAGTAATAGAATCAATTGAAAAATTTGACTCAATTCAAAACATCGTTATTGCAGGACCTGGTTTTGTTAAAAACGATTTTTATGATTATCTTAAAGACAAGTATAAAGATTTAGCTAAAATATCTGTTATAGAAGCTACTGGCTGTGGTGGACGTAATGGTATTAGTGAAGTTTTAAAGAAAGGAACTGTTGAAAAATTAACTTCAGAAAACAGGGTTGCTCTGGAAATGGGAGCTATTAACAATTTACTTGGTGAAATCGGCAAAAATTCATCTAAAATCGTATATGGTGTTAAACAAACAAAAGATGCAATTAATTTAGGAGCTGTTAGTCAACTTTTAATTTTGGACACAAAAGTTGCCAGTGAGAATATGGGCGATTTGATGGACATGGTTGAAAATATGAAAGGTGAAGTAATGGTTGTTAGCAGTGAGCATGAAGGAGGACAACAATTAGAAAGCCTTGGCGGTATGGCAGCTATTTTAAGATATGGAATTAGCTAA
- a CDS encoding prephenate dehydrogenase — protein MNIGIIGGSDGLGKTLCYYLRDEFNVYISGRDHQKGRNVADMLNINYIESNTELAQISDVLIVSVPIHHTSGVIREVAQSMKEGALMVDVTSVKEEPSKTMEEALPETVEYIPTHPIFGPRTTSLDNQVIVLTPTKKGKWYDKVYNYLDGKHMRIIETTAEKHDYMMSIVQVLTHFSFISTASAIEKLQVDISETEDYESPIYNLMIDMIARIVAQNPYLTYYIQSMNNNGPKIRNTFADAVIELRDVINNEDDEKFVDIAIKATKHMGDITNALGRSDKAINGLNHEFTLLNKSIGCEVGLRHIYSGKIHVGILEKLDNKTAFLKQGSKVKNLRVSNIEVLSEKELYNWKINNLKNKMESISCVFFKNVDANIIENTIRNMDNIIEVKLTDKYDGPQIDENSISLTFEVSALTKEDIDKVKELFTGFGGIIR, from the coding sequence ATGAATATTGGAATAATTGGAGGTAGTGACGGTTTAGGTAAAACTCTCTGTTACTACTTAAGAGATGAATTTAATGTATACATAAGTGGAAGAGACCATCAAAAAGGAAGAAATGTTGCTGATATGTTAAATATCAACTATATTGAGTCCAACACTGAATTAGCACAGATAAGCGACGTATTAATTGTTTCTGTACCAATCCACCATACTTCAGGCGTGATACGTGAAGTGGCACAGTCTATGAAAGAAGGTGCATTGATGGTTGATGTTACATCAGTTAAGGAAGAGCCTTCCAAAACAATGGAGGAAGCATTACCTGAGACTGTAGAATATATTCCGACTCACCCGATTTTTGGTCCAAGAACAACAAGCCTTGATAACCAGGTAATTGTTTTAACTCCTACTAAAAAGGGCAAATGGTATGATAAGGTTTATAATTACCTTGATGGCAAACACATGAGAATTATTGAAACTACTGCCGAAAAACACGATTATATGATGAGTATCGTGCAGGTTTTAACTCACTTTTCATTCATTTCAACAGCTTCTGCAATTGAGAAGTTACAAGTAGACATTTCAGAAACTGAAGATTATGAAAGTCCAATTTATAATCTTATGATTGATATGATTGCACGTATTGTTGCACAAAATCCTTACTTAACATATTACATTCAGTCAATGAACAATAACGGCCCAAAGATTAGAAATACCTTTGCTGATGCAGTTATAGAATTAAGAGATGTTATCAATAATGAAGATGATGAGAAATTTGTTGATATTGCAATCAAAGCAACAAAACATATGGGTGACATTACAAATGCATTAGGAAGAAGTGATAAAGCAATTAATGGTCTTAACCATGAATTTACATTATTAAACAAATCCATTGGATGTGAAGTCGGTTTAAGACATATTTATTCTGGAAAAATCCATGTTGGAATTCTTGAGAAATTAGATAACAAAACTGCATTTTTAAAACAGGGCAGTAAAGTTAAAAACTTGCGTGTTTCAAATATTGAAGTTTTAAGTGAAAAGGAATTATACAACTGGAAAATCAATAATCTTAAAAATAAAATGGAATCCATTAGTTGCGTATTTTTCAAAAATGTTGATGCAAACATCATAGAAAATACTATAAGAAATATGGACAATATAATTGAGGTTAAGTTAACTGACAAATATGATGGGCCTCAAATCGATGAAAACTCAATAAGCTTAACTTTTGAGGTTAGTGCATTAACCAAAGAAGATATTGATAAAGTTAAAGAATTATTTACAGGTTTTGGTGGAATAATCAGATGA
- a CDS encoding CDC48 family AAA ATPase, with the protein MAENKITLKVAEAISQKDVGQGIARLDPKVMDSLNIHERELVEITGEKRTAAIALPSQTDIGLGVIRIDGLVRKNSGATIGGEVQIRKIKAVEAKKVVLAPIDNNIRVQGDVRGLFAGKVMVQGDIIGSQIRSPKPSMNMGFGSLFDELMDFTPAMKELKFAVVSTSPKDIVVVGPNTEVQLHESPVDVSTIEGVGNLVDVSYEDIGGLKEEVKKVREMIEIPLKRPELFEKLGIAPPKGVLMHGPPGTGKTLLAKAVASESDAHFIAINGPEIMSKYVGGSEENLREYFEEAEENSPSIIFIDELDAIAPKREETNGEVERRTVAQLLTLMDGLKSRGQVVVIGATNRPDSLDPALRRPGRFDREIEIGVPDSEERKEVLEIHTRNMPLADDVDLDKISNTTHGFVGADLESLCKEAAMRVVRRILPEIQNDEEIPKEVMEKIVVTGDDFKNAQKEIQPSALREVLVQIPDIKWSDIGGLENIKQELKEAVEWPLKHPETFQRLGIRPPKGTLLYGIPGTGKTLLAKAVASESEANFISIKGPELLSKWVGESEKGVREVFRKAKQAAPTVIFFDEIDAIAGARSGNDTDSGVTKRVVNQLLTEMDGLEELEDVAIIAATNRPDILDAGLMRPGRFDRHIHVKEPDEEARLAIFNVHTKNMPLAKDVDLKKLAKNTDGYVGADIEAVCREAAMLTLRKNLDAEEIPYKYFKEAIDKVKPGHNSNEEQLVQYM; encoded by the coding sequence ATGGCCGAAAATAAGATTACTCTAAAAGTTGCAGAAGCAATTTCACAAAAAGATGTAGGACAAGGCATTGCAAGACTTGATCCAAAAGTCATGGATAGCTTAAACATCCATGAAAGAGAATTAGTTGAGATTACTGGTGAAAAAAGAACTGCAGCTATTGCACTTCCTTCACAAACTGATATTGGACTTGGAGTTATTAGAATAGACGGATTAGTACGTAAAAACTCCGGTGCAACCATTGGTGGAGAAGTTCAAATTAGAAAAATCAAAGCCGTAGAAGCTAAAAAAGTTGTTTTAGCTCCAATTGACAATAATATCCGTGTACAAGGAGATGTTCGTGGATTATTTGCAGGAAAAGTAATGGTGCAAGGAGACATTATTGGATCCCAGATAAGATCACCAAAACCAAGTATGAATATGGGCTTTGGTAGCTTATTTGATGAATTAATGGACTTCACTCCAGCAATGAAAGAACTTAAGTTTGCTGTTGTATCAACCAGTCCAAAAGACATCGTAGTTGTAGGTCCAAATACTGAAGTTCAACTCCACGAAAGTCCTGTTGATGTAAGTACAATCGAAGGTGTAGGAAACCTTGTTGATGTAAGTTATGAAGACATTGGCGGTCTTAAAGAAGAAGTTAAAAAAGTAAGAGAAATGATTGAAATCCCTCTTAAAAGACCAGAATTATTTGAAAAATTAGGTATTGCACCACCAAAAGGAGTATTAATGCACGGTCCACCTGGAACAGGTAAAACATTACTAGCTAAAGCAGTAGCTAGTGAAAGTGATGCTCATTTCATTGCAATAAATGGGCCGGAGATTATGAGTAAATATGTGGGTGGATCTGAAGAAAACCTAAGAGAATACTTTGAAGAAGCAGAAGAAAATTCTCCTTCAATCATATTTATCGATGAACTTGATGCGATTGCACCAAAAAGAGAAGAAACCAATGGAGAAGTTGAAAGAAGAACCGTTGCACAACTTCTTACATTGATGGATGGTCTTAAATCCCGTGGCCAAGTAGTAGTAATTGGTGCAACAAACAGACCAGATTCTCTTGACCCTGCTTTAAGAAGACCTGGAAGATTCGATCGTGAAATTGAAATTGGAGTACCTGACTCTGAAGAAAGAAAAGAAGTACTTGAGATTCACACAAGAAACATGCCTCTAGCAGACGATGTTGACCTCGATAAAATATCCAATACCACCCATGGATTTGTAGGGGCAGATCTTGAATCTCTATGTAAAGAAGCAGCGATGAGAGTAGTTAGAAGAATACTACCTGAAATCCAAAACGATGAAGAGATTCCAAAAGAAGTAATGGAAAAAATTGTTGTTACAGGTGACGATTTTAAAAATGCGCAAAAAGAAATACAGCCTTCCGCACTAAGAGAAGTTCTTGTTCAAATCCCAGACATCAAATGGAGCGACATTGGTGGTCTTGAAAACATTAAACAAGAATTAAAAGAAGCTGTAGAATGGCCATTAAAACATCCAGAAACTTTCCAACGCTTAGGAATAAGACCTCCAAAAGGAACATTACTTTACGGAATTCCTGGAACTGGTAAAACCTTACTAGCTAAAGCAGTAGCAAGCGAAAGTGAAGCAAACTTCATTTCAATTAAAGGACCAGAACTTCTATCAAAATGGGTTGGAGAATCTGAAAAAGGTGTAAGAGAAGTATTTAGAAAAGCAAAACAAGCAGCACCAACTGTAATCTTCTTCGATGAGATTGATGCAATAGCTGGTGCACGTAGCGGAAATGATACTGATAGCGGTGTAACCAAAAGAGTTGTAAATCAGCTATTAACTGAAATGGATGGTTTAGAAGAACTCGAAGATGTTGCAATCATTGCCGCAACCAACAGACCGGACATTTTAGATGCTGGACTTATGAGACCTGGAAGATTTGACAGACACATACACGTTAAAGAACCAGATGAAGAAGCAAGACTTGCAATCTTTAATGTACACACTAAAAACATGCCTCTTGCAAAGGACGTCGACCTTAAAAAACTTGCCAAAAACACCGATGGATATGTCGGAGCTGATATTGAAGCCGTATGTAGAGAAGCAGCAATGCTTACTCTAAGAAAAAACCTTGATGCAGAAGAAATCCCATATAAATACTTCAAAGAAGCCATCGATAAAGTAAAACCTGGACATAACTCCAATGAAGAACAATTAGTTCAATACATGTAG
- a CDS encoding DUF2099 family protein has product MSEHIIEALGLSKVTIKDGNVIDVTEPEVEYCPLFDHHRGIKKLTPEVIAKNMQFRIDDFGMCTSKRQLRMKDYLNFGISEIMCTLIDENEIDCVVMVLEGCGTLIVDEAELVQGIGGRVSGLVKTSPIPELIEKIGSENIVDSKTAKIDQPSGIKLAIAKGYKNIAVTVTLASDIDEIEKIRDEHPDVNIYVFVVHTSKKNPEDARKLFDACDVTTACASKNIRKIGQKESIKTVGQSIPIYARTENGKKFLEMRLKKIGGEKPKKDNPDLPHPLI; this is encoded by the coding sequence ATGAGCGAACATATTATCGAAGCATTAGGATTAAGTAAAGTAACAATAAAAGACGGCAATGTTATTGATGTAACTGAACCTGAAGTTGAATATTGTCCTCTTTTTGATCACCACAGAGGAATTAAAAAACTAACACCAGAAGTAATAGCTAAAAATATGCAGTTTAGAATTGACGATTTTGGAATGTGTACTTCTAAACGCCAGTTAAGAATGAAAGACTATCTTAATTTTGGAATTTCTGAAATCATGTGCACATTAATTGATGAAAATGAAATTGACTGTGTTGTAATGGTTTTAGAAGGATGTGGAACATTAATTGTTGATGAAGCAGAACTTGTTCAAGGAATTGGTGGAAGAGTATCCGGACTTGTTAAAACCAGCCCAATACCAGAATTAATTGAAAAAATAGGTAGCGAAAACATTGTAGATTCCAAAACTGCTAAAATCGACCAGCCAAGTGGAATAAAACTTGCAATAGCTAAAGGATATAAAAATATTGCAGTTACAGTAACATTAGCAAGCGATATTGATGAAATTGAAAAAATAAGAGATGAACATCCTGATGTTAACATTTATGTTTTTGTAGTGCACACTTCTAAAAAGAATCCTGAAGATGCAAGAAAACTATTTGACGCATGTGACGTCACAACAGCTTGTGCTTCTAAAAATATTCGCAAAATTGGACAAAAAGAAAGTATAAAAACAGTAGGTCAGTCCATACCAATATATGCAAGAACCGAAAATGGTAAAAAATTCCTTGAGATGCGTTTAAAAAAGATTGGTGGGGAAAAACCTAAAAAAGACAATCCTGATTTACCTCATCCTTTAATTTAG
- a CDS encoding 3'-5' exonuclease encodes MFNIKVIFFDTETSGLDCSRCNIIELALLTVEDGVITETYDEFIDVGVPISRKISDLTGITNEMIKNEGIDEKSAALDLKQRLTPDTLMIAHNCQFDLQFLYSLLKRHFPQEADEIVSSLNWIDTVSILKDRKEFPHKLIDAVNYYEVPEVNFHRAIDDTKALYEVTKKMKEERDDLLDYVNVFGYNPKYGVSGKRFEFIEYKSQKFHQRIVAPEFTLPNKKF; translated from the coding sequence GTGTTTAATATAAAGGTTATATTTTTTGATACTGAAACAAGCGGGCTTGACTGTTCCAGGTGCAATATTATTGAACTTGCTCTTCTTACAGTTGAAGATGGGGTTATTACAGAAACCTATGATGAATTTATTGATGTTGGAGTGCCAATTTCTAGAAAAATATCTGATTTAACTGGAATTACTAATGAAATGATAAAAAATGAAGGTATTGATGAAAAATCTGCTGCTTTGGACTTAAAACAAAGACTTACTCCAGATACTTTGATGATTGCTCACAACTGTCAGTTTGACTTGCAGTTCCTCTATTCTTTGTTAAAACGTCATTTTCCACAAGAAGCAGATGAAATTGTTTCTAGTCTAAACTGGATAGATACAGTATCAATATTAAAAGACAGAAAGGAGTTTCCTCATAAGTTAATTGATGCAGTTAACTATTATGAAGTTCCTGAAGTTAATTTCCACAGAGCTATTGATGATACAAAAGCATTATATGAAGTAACTAAAAAAATGAAAGAAGAACGTGATGATTTATTGGATTATGTTAATGTTTTCGGATATAATCCTAAATATGGTGTAAGTGGAAAGAGATTTGAGTTTATTGAATATAAATCCCAAAAGTTCCACCAAAGAATTGTAGCTCCTGAATTTACTCTTCCTAATAAAAAATTCTAA